One genomic region from Quercus robur chromosome 4, dhQueRobu3.1, whole genome shotgun sequence encodes:
- the LOC126723579 gene encoding trihelix transcription factor ENAP1 — translation MDHKEINKESPSLLSNHTTTTTTTATTIKEDSPRKPFASGGGSGVVVGGSSDRLKRDEWSEGAVSSLLEAYESKWVLRNRAKLKGHDWEDVARHVSSRGNSTKSPKTQTQCKNKIESMKKRYRSESATADASSWPLYPRLDLLLRGSGPVQAPQPPPPPPPPPPPPANPPLMLLEPSPVVVLQPQPAAAAPAPPQVGVTQNSHGSNGVDRLAKEDGVGTKLSDQVSDKNHLETDSSTPALYNSDKDKLRSKKMKMKMEKKKRRRREELEIAESIRWLAEVVVRSEQTRMDTMREIERMRVEAEAKRGEMDLKRTEILANTQLEIARLFAGIGKGVDSSLRIGRS, via the exons ATGGATCACAAAGAAATTAACAAAGAAAGCCCATCTCTTCTCTCTAACCATACCACTACAACAACTACTACTGCTACTACAATCAAAGAAGACTCTCCAAGAAAACCATTTGCTAGTGGTGGTGGCAGtggtgttgttgttggtggtagTAGTGATAGGTTGAAAAGAGATGAGTGGAGTGAAGGAGCGGTTTCAAGCTTGCTTGAAGCCTATGAAAGCAAATGGGTTCTGAGAAACCGAGCCAAACTGAAGGGTCATGATTGGGAAGATGTTGCTCGCCATGTTTCGTCGCGTGGCAACTCTACAAAATCCCCTAAGACACAGACACAGTGCAAGAACAAGATTGAATCCATGAAGAAAAGGTACAGGTCTGAGTCTGCCACCGCTGATGCCTCTTCATGGCCACTATATCCACGTCTTGACCTTTTGTTGCGTGGAAGTGGACCAGTTCAAGCTCCACAaccaccaccgccaccgccTCCGCCACCACCTCCTCCGGCTAATCCTCCTTTAATGTTATTAGAGCCGTCACCGGTAGTAGTGTTGCAACCACAACCAGCAGCAGCAGCTCCAGCTCCTCCTCAAGTTGGGGTCACTCAAAACTCTCATGGATCCAATGGTGTTGATAGGTTGGCTAAG GAAGATGGAGTAGGAACCAAATTATCTGACCAAGTATCTGACAAGAATCATTTGGAGACAGATAGTAGCACACCAGCCCTTTATAATAGTGACAAGGACAAGTTAAGGTCcaaaaaaatgaagatgaaaatggaaaagaagaagaggagaagaagagaagaattgGAGATAGCTGAGAGCATACGATGGCTAGCAGAAGTAGTGGTGAGATCAGAGCAAACAAGGATGGATACCatgagagaaatagagaggatgAGAGTAGAAGCCGAGGCAAAGAGAGGAGAAATGGATCTTAAGAGGACAGAAATTCTTGCTAATACTCAATTGGAGATTGCTAGGCTCTTTGCAGGCATTGGCAAAGGTGTTGATTCTTCATTAAGGATTGGAAGAAGTTGA